The Erythrobacter litoralis HTCC2594 nucleotide sequence GCATTGCCAGAACCGATGCGATGCCGAGCGCACCGCCCCAAGCGAACGCATAACCCGTATGCGGGTAGCCGAGAACGGTGAACCCCAGCACCTGGTTGGTCGCCCAGATCGCGAGGATCGTCGCCAGCGCGAGCGAGCGGTGCATGGTCGCGGCGGTCACGATCGCCAGAGCCACGAACGGCATCATGCAGGCGGCGGCCAGCGATCCGCCCACGGTCGCCAAGGCGAGTGTGACAGGCCATGCGAACCTAGCAGCCTCCGACTGCGCCGTGATTTCATCCGTCATCGAAATTCTCCCTAGAAGCGTGCGCGCGCGCCGACGGCGAACGAGCGTCCCGGCGTCGCGAAGCTGAAGACATCCTCGTAGTCGGCGGCCGTCAGGTTCTCGACCCGGCCGAACAGCTCGACATTATCCATGACCCTCACGTCGGCGGCGACGTTCAGCAGCAGGTAGTCGTCCAGTTGCACGCGAACCGGCACGAAGGAGGGATCGATGAAGGCGCTGTCGATCGTCTCGCCATTGTAGCGCGCGACGAGCGTGACCCCTCCCGCATCCCCGGGAACGCGCCAGTCGACGGCCAGACTGGCGGTATGCGAGGGCCGACGTACCTCGCGCGTGCCATTCTCGCGGGAACGCAGATAGGTGTAGGCTCCATTGACGCGCCAGGCCTCGCCCAAGCGCGCCTCGCCGGACACTTCGACACCGTTTCTTTCAGAGACGGTGTCGCGATTGCTGGGGCTGGCGACGAAGTTCGGGGGCGGAAAGGAAGTGAAGATCTCGTCGTCCAGTTCGCTTTCGAAATAGGTGACCCCAATCGAAGCGCGCTCACCGAACAGCGATTGGTCTATCCCGATCTCCCATCCGCTCGACTTCTCGGGCCTCAAGTCGGGATTGCCTATAAAGCGACCGTCGACGAAACCGTAGAGTTCGTAGAACGAGGGGTTCTTCACCCCCGATCCTGCTGCCCCGCGCACCCGCGTAGCCGCAGCGATCCGATAGCTCGCCTGAAGTCTGTAGGTCGTCGTATCGGCGAACTGGTCGTTCCAGTCCCTGCGAATCGAGGCGGACGCGCTCGCCCGGTCTCCCAGATCGATCGCATACTGGCCGACGAGGCCGATATTGTCGATCTGCCGACGACCGGTAAATGCGAAGCCGGTCGGATCGGTGTTACGGAACCGTTCGCGTTCGACGTCGAGAGCCGCCGTGACCCGGTGTGTGAGACCGCCAGCTTCGATACGCAACGTCGTATCGTAGGACCCTTTCAGCCTCTGCCCTTCACTGCCGTAGCTGCGTCCAGTCGAAGCGAAACCGTCGCGCCGGGTGTCCGCGATCTGTGCCGACAGCGCATGGGTCCAACGATCGTCGAGCAGGTCCACCTCGCCCCGCACCAGCGCGTAGACAGCCTCGTTCTGGAAACGGTTGCCGGGGCTATCGACCTGGAATCCGAACGTCGGGCTTGCCGGATCGGAATCGCTGTCGTTGAATTCGGCATCGGTGCGTGCGTAGCGCAATACGCCGGTAAGGCGTGCATCGGACGTAGGCGCGAACGTCGTCTTGAGAGACACCGCACCGCTGTCGTTCGCAAGGTCGCGCGTGCCGCCGCGGGCGCCTGGCGTGCCATCGGTGGTGTTGAGCGTGGCGGACAGCGCATAGTCGAGATCGCCGCTATATCCGGCGATCCGGGCAGCACCGTTCAGCGTGCCGAACGAACCGGCTTCGATACGCGCGGCCGCCCCGGGAGCATCGCGGCCGCCGAGCGTGATGTACTGGATGACGCCGCCGATCGCGTCCGATCCGTAGATCGCGCTCTGCTGCCCGCGCAGCACCTCGATCCGCGCCGCCTCGTCGGCGATGAGCGTTCCGAAATCGAATTCGCCAGCGTAGGGGTCGGACACCTCGATCCCATCGATCAGGACGAGCGTATGATTGGCTTCGGCCCCTCGCAGCCGGATCTGCGTCTG carries:
- a CDS encoding TonB-dependent receptor plug domain-containing protein translates to MKYVHLLLLSSAFLTSPALAQTIDPDADPETSTTSIVVTGNRATDPVPIDQVGGSVTILDQQVLDRRQVREVSDVLRDVPGVAVGRVPGQTQIRLRGAEANHTLVLIDGIEVSDPYAGEFDFGTLIADEAARIEVLRGQQSAIYGSDAIGGVIQYITLGGRDAPGAAARIEAGSFGTLNGAARIAGYSGDLDYALSATLNTTDGTPGARGGTRDLANDSGAVSLKTTFAPTSDARLTGVLRYARTDAEFNDSDSDPASPTFGFQVDSPGNRFQNEAVYALVRGEVDLLDDRWTHALSAQIADTRRDGFASTGRSYGSEGQRLKGSYDTTLRIEAGGLTHRVTAALDVERERFRNTDPTGFAFTGRRQIDNIGLVGQYAIDLGDRASASASIRRDWNDQFADTTTYRLQASYRIAAATRVRGAAGSGVKNPSFYELYGFVDGRFIGNPDLRPEKSSGWEIGIDQSLFGERASIGVTYFESELDDEIFTSFPPPNFVASPSNRDTVSERNGVEVSGEARLGEAWRVNGAYTYLRSRENGTREVRRPSHTASLAVDWRVPGDAGGVTLVARYNGETIDSAFIDPSFVPVRVQLDDYLLLNVAADVRVMDNVELFGRVENLTAADYEDVFSFATPGRSFAVGARARF